CTTGTCGCGGAAAGTGGCATTCGCAATGCTGAGGATGTCCGTCAGATGGGGCAATTAGGCGCGCATGCTGTCCTGGTGGGCGAGTCGCTGGTGAAGAGCGGCGATATTGCACAGAGCGTGCGTGACTACAGCAGCCAGAAACGAGAGCCTGCGCAATGATAAAGGTTAAAGTTTGTGGCGTGACCACGTATGAAAATGCATTAATGGTCGCACAGTGTGGTGTTGATTTGCTGGGGCTAAATTTCTATAAACCCAGCCCCCGGTCAATCAATCCTGAGGATGCGCGTTACCTATGCAGCCAACTTCGGGCCGTTATGGGGGCGTCGTGCCCGGTATTGGTCGGCGTGTTCGTCAATGACTCTGTTGATGAAGTCGCCCATATCTTACGTTATGTCGGGTTGGATTTCGCCCAGTTAAGTGGTGATGAATCGGCGGCGATGGTGGCTGAACTTCGGGGACGGGCGTTTAAAGCGATCCGGCCTATGGATGAATCTGTTGCGCTCGATGATGCCGCATATTATGCGCCGTACTTCCCTCAAAACGATCATATACCTTCTCTACTCATAGATGCTTATCATCCTGGATTGTATGGTGGCACAGGGGAGGGCGCGAGCCAGACAGTGGCCCAGACTGTCAAAGCACAGGTGCCTCGTATGATGCTGGCTGGCGGGCTTAAGCCGGAAAATGTCGGTGAGCGCGTCCGGGCGATCCAACCCTGGGGCGTAGATACCGCCAGTGGTGTTGAAGATGGGATACCGGGCATCAAATCAGAAGCCAAAGTGAAGGCATTTGTCACAGCAGCAAAAAGCATCGAGGTCGCAGGTGACTAGACGTGTCGATCAACCCAGGGCGAAGTTCTGCCCGAATTGTGGTAAACCAACGCAATCTGTGTTTACAGGTGGCCGTCATAGGGATACTTGCCCGGAATGCGGCTTTATTCAGTATGCGACGTATTCATTTGGAGTGGGTGCGCTGGTTTTGCGTGATGAGACGGTTTTACTGGTTGAACGTGGCATTCCACCCATCGGCGTCTGGACGATACCGGGCGGCTTCCTGGAACAGGAAGATGATGTCTATACGGCTGTTCAGCGAGAAGTTTATGAAGAAGCCAGCCTGAACGTGACGCCGCAGGGTATTGTCATTGTGCGCAACCGGGTCGATGCCAACCGCAATGATATGTATATCGTCATGCTGTGCGAAGCATTACCGGATCAGCAGCCCGTGCCAGATGGCAGAGAATCGACGCAGGCATGTTTTGTCCATCCGCATGATTTTGATGATATGAATATTTCAGTTTTTACGCGTTGGGTCGTCGAACATTATCTGGCGCATAGGCCCAGTCCAATGCAGATGATGACCGTCCCCGGTTATCGCAGTGACGCGATCATCTTTGGGAATATATAGCTGTGAATTTATCGAGAGAGAGTATGTCATGAAGCCGGATTATTTAAGCCGAGAAACAGCAGTGCCCGATGAACGCGGCTACTATGGTGATTTTGGTGGGCGCTTCGTCCCTGAGACGATCATACCTGCGTTAGATGAGCTAGAAGTGGCCTATACGGAGGCGATGCAGGATGAGGCATTCATCGGGGAACTATTGCATTTGCAAAAGACCTATACGGGTCGGCCTACGCCTTTGACGTTTGCCAGCCGCCTGACTGAAAAATTGGGCGGTGCGAAGATTTACCTCAAGCGAGAAGATTTGGCCCATACAGGCGCGCATAAGATCAACAACGCATTGGGGCAGGCATTGCTTGCAAGGCGTATGGGGAAGCAGCGCGTCATCGCAGAGACGGGTGCTGGTCAACATGGGGTTGCCAGTGCGACGGCTGCGGCATTACTCGGTTTAGAATGCCATGTTTATATGGGCGAAGTCGATATTGCTCGCCAGCAGCCCAATGTATTTCGCATGAAGCTTCTCGGCGCAGAGGTAATCCCTGTTAGTAGTGGCAGCCGGACGCTCAAAGATGCCATCAACGAAGCCATGCGCGATTGGGTTACAAACGTTAGCTCGACGTTTTATTTACTAGGCAGTGCTTTGGGGCCGCATCCTTACCCTAAGATGGTGCGTGATTTCCAGAGCGTCATCGGCTACGAAGCGCGCCAGCAAATTCAGGAAGAAGCGGGCAGGCTGCCGGATGCCTGTATTGCCTGTGTGGGAGGTGGTAGCAATGCCATCGGCCTATTCCATGCTTTCCGGGATGATGAACATGTGGATCTGATTGGCGTGGAAGCGGGCGGCCTTGGCACCGATACTGACAAGCATGCTGCTCGCTTTGCGAACCCGGATATTAGCCGTCCAGGTGTTTTGCATGGAACGCGTTCTTACGTGATGCAGAACGAAGATGGCCAGATTATGGAGACGCACAGCATCAGTGCCGGGCTGGATTACCCTTCTGTCGGGCCAGAACACGCTTATTTGCGCGCATTGGAACGCGCTTACTATACATCTGCAACGGATGAAGAGACGCTCCATGCCTTCCAGATGTTGAGCGAGCTTGAGGGGATTATCCCGGCCCTGGAGAGTTCGCACGCTGTAGCAGAAGTGATCAAGCGTGCGCCTACGATGTCCAAAGACAGTGTCATCCTCGTCAATTTATCTGGGCGTGGTGATAAGGACCTCGATACCGTCATTAAGATATTGGGAGATAAACTCTAGTGGAAATTGTGCTAGGTATTGTACTAACGATTGTTGCTGTGACGCTCTTTGGCCTGATATTTGAGATGATCATGCGTCAGCGAGATAAGCGCTTTCTGGATGTGCCACCCGGTGAACGTCTGGATGTAGGCGGGCGTTATGTTCATGTGCAGCGCAACAGCCGCGAAAAATCAGCCCCCTCGGTCATACTCCTTTCTACAGTGGGCGGTACTTCGCTGGATTGGCAGTTAGTCCAACCGAAAGTGGCCGAGTTTGCACCTGTCCTGAGCTATGATCGGGCTGGTTATGGATGGACGGAGAATATCCCCGGCGAGCGTACGCCTGAGCGTGTTGTCGAAGAACTACATGAGGTCCTCGGTGCCGCGAACATGCCAGCGCCGTATGTGATCGTCGGGCATGGGTTTGGTGGTTTGTATGCGCGCGCATATCAAGCTGAATATCCGCAAGAAGTCGTCGGGATGGTGCTGGTGGATAGCTCTCATCCTGAACTTGTCGTCGAAAACGACCATCGGCAGGAAGTAAGGCGGCAGAGGAATATTTTGCGATTCCGGCAAATTGGTATTTTGCGGCAGATGCTGCCACGCGTTGTGACATGGATTAAGGGCCTGGATAAAACGGCTCAGCAGCAGTATCTGGCTGTTCGTATGCATGATGTGCCGATGACGCTGCGCGAGGTCGTGTCCATTTTCCGCGATGGGATTGATCTGCCAGGTGATCTGGGTGATTTGCCCATGCGCGTGATTAGCCGGGGCCTTGTTGATGAAATTGATTTCAGCCATCGCTGGCGTGAGTATCAAGAGGATCTGGCGACACTTTCTAGCAGGGCACGACACATCAAAATCCAAGAAGGCAATCACTATCTAGAGTTTGACCAGCCAGATGCTGTTGTGGCGGGTATCGAAAGCTTGGTGAAGCAAATCCGCTATGGCGATGATGCCGTTGCCGATGAGCTAATTGATGAAGAATTGACTGAAGAACCGGGTGAAGTGGCTGCTATCGACGATGATGTGATCGATAATGAGGTGCTCGCCGAAGAAGACATCATAGATGATGAGTTCCTGACGATTGATAAGATTGTTGCCCGGCGTTATGGGCAAAAAGATGTGGTCAAAAGCACACAACCAGAGGATGATCTGGCTGAAGAAGATGCAATCATAGGGGGCGAAGATGACAGCGACAACGCGACTTCAGGGAATTGATGCCCTGGAAGCCATGTTTCAACAAGCGGTTGAACAAGACCGGGCAGCATTTTTGCCCTATTTCCCGATTGGCTACCCTGATTACGACACATCGATTGAAGCCATTGCTGCTATGGCAGAAGTGGGTGTCGATGGGTTTGAAATTGGCATTCCCTTTAGCGATCCGTTGGCAGATGGTCCGACGAACCAGGCTGCTACCCAGATCGCGTTGGAAAACGGCACGACAGTCAGGTCCTGCTTGCAAGCCGTGAAAAAACTGCGTGAGCGGGGCATCACCCAGCCGATGATGATGATGGGCTATGTCAATCCGTTGATAGCTTATGGTGTGGAGCAGTTCGTCGTCGATGCGAAAGCCGCCGGGGCGGATGGTCTAATTGTGCCGGATCTGCCGCCGGAGGAAGCGCATGATTTTAGCGAAATTTGTGCGCGAGAGGGCATGGCGCTGGTATTCTTCCTGGCGCCGACGAGCAACGACAAGCGCATTGAGATGGTTACGAAGAGTGCAACCGGGTTCATTTATGTGGTGTCGCTGGTGGGCATTACCGGGGTACGGCGCGATTTACCACCGGATGTCGCCAATGTTATTCAACGCATCCGGGCCCAAACGCAGACGCCTCTGGTGATGGGCTTTGGCATTAGCACGCCGGAACATGCACGCTCGATGAATGGCCTTGTCGATGGCTTTATTGTCGGCAGTGCCCTGGTGCGTGCTGGTAAAGAGGGTGTTGCGCCTGTACGGGAATTGACTGAAGCTCTGCGGAAAGCATTGGATTAGCGGCTCTTCCGCGGCGTAAGATATGGCTGTTCGGGCAATGTATTAAGCGGTATGCGTGCAAAAGGAGCCGAATGCACCCAATGTATTGACAATGCCTTTAAGACCCGGTATGCTTTGCGTTATTAGTCAAATGCTCAAGTACGAGTCCATGACACGCGAATTCAACGCTTACCCCTATTTTTACTTTGGGAACCACATAGTAGAGAGTGGGGCGTTGCCGCGCGTGTAATTTGACACCAGTTTGAAAGCAAAAGGCGCAGGGCGAACCCTGCGCCTTTTTTGTTGCTTCACTGCTTTGGACTAGGACAGGTTCGTATACAGCGAGCACATTGCGACAGGGCGCAAGGAGAAATAAATCATGTTAGTGCGTGGCGCACGTGGGGCCATTACCGTGGACGAAGACACCGAAGATGCGATCATCGAAGCAACTGAAGAAGTGCTGCGAGCGATGATTGAGGCCAATGATATTCGTGAGGAGATGGTTGCTAGTGCGCTCTTCACAACAACGCCTGATCTAACAGCATGCTACCCGGCAAAAGCCGCACGCCTGATTGGTTGGACGAATACCGCATTGATGGGCTTTCAGGAAATCCATGTGCCCGTTGGTTTGAAGATGTGCATCCGTGTCCTGATTCATTGGAACACAGATCGTTCATTAAACGAAGTTGAACATATTTATCTGCGGGGGGCGCAAGTTCTGCGTCCTGATTGGAAAAAAGTCTAGGCCGTTAGTATTGAGTCTGTTGAAAACCATATCACACAACATATAGCGTATAGCATCGCAAGACAAACACACCAAATAGAGATTGAGGAACAGGTTCATCATGATTGTCGTAATGGAACAGGGCGCAACCGCCAAACAAATATCGGATGTGATTACGCGCATCGAAGCCGATGGGTACAAAGCTCATCTCTCACAAGGTAAGGAACGGACGATCATCGGGCTGGTTGGTGATAGCCCCACGCCAAAACGGGAACAGAATTACAGTGTGATGCCCGGTGTGGATAAGGCTGTACGCATCACAGAGCCGTACAAACTGGCGAATCGGTCTTTCCAGCCGGATGGTACGAAGGTGCCACTCAATGGCTCGATGATGGGCGGGAATAAGATTCTTGTGATTGCAGGGCCCTGCGCTGTCGAAAGTCGTGAACAGATTATCGAAACAGCTTGTGCAGTTAAAGAAGCTGGCGCAACAGCCTTGCGTGGTGGGGCCTACAAGCCGCGCACATCGCCTTACAGCTTCCAGGGCTTTGGCGAAGATGCCTTAAAGTGGATGGCAGAAGCGCGTGAGATCACGGGTCTGCCTATCGTGACGGAAGTCATGGACCATAACCTTGTGCCGCTGATCTGTGAATACGCGGATGTGTTGCAAATTGGTGCACGCAATATGCAGAACTTCACCTTACTTAACGCTGTGGGCGAAAGCCAGCATACCGTTTTGCTCAAGCGTGGTATGTCTAGTACGGTCCAGGACCTGCTGATGGCTGCGGAATACATTTTGCAGCATGGGAATACACGCGTGATGCTGTGCGAACGTGGTATCCGCACCTTTGAGACAGAGACGCGCAACACCTCCGATATTAATGCAATTCCTGCCCTCAAGAAGCTGACCCATCTGCCCGTCGTCTTTGATCCAAGTCATGCGACCGGGAAGTGGGAATATGTGGAGCCACTTGCGTTAGCTGGTATTGCTGCGGGTGCTGATGGCCTGATTGTTGAAGTGCATATGGAGCCTGACAAAGCTGTGAGTGATGGTCGCCAGAGCCTCAAACCAGATGGCTTCAAACAGATGATGGAGCGTGTACGCCGCGTTGCAGAAGCTGTCGGGCGGGATGCATAAGCATGACCACAGACGACAAACTGACGATCAAACCAGGGATGCCTTTGCGCGGTACCACCAGCGTCCCTGGGGATAAATCCATTTCTCACCGTGCGATCTTGTTGGGCGCATTGGGCAATGGGGCGACAGAAGTCCGTGGTTGGTTGGCTGCCGGGGATACGGAAGCAACGCTTGGTGCTGTCCAGGCTTTGGGCATCCAGATTGATCGCCATGATACGCATACGCTCACGGTCCATGGCGGCACGCTTAAAAAGCCAGATCAGCCGCTAGATTTTGTCAATGCGGGGACAGGGATTCGCCTGGCTGCGGGTGTGATGGCCGGGCAGCCTTTCGAGAGTGTGCTTGATGGTAGTTATCAACTGCGCCGCCGCCCGATGAAGCGCATCACCGAGCCGCTGCAAGCGATGGGTGCCCATATCGAATCGACAGATGGGAAATGCCCGCTGACGATTAAGCCAGCGGTGCTCAAAGGTGTGCGCTATGAAATGAACGTCGCCAGTGCACAGGTCAAAAGTGCGCTGCTGCTGGCTGCTTTATTCGCAGACGGCCCCACGACTGTTGTTCAGCCAGGCCCTGCGCGCGATCACACGGAGCGTATGCTCTCTTCTATGGGCGCGCAAATCGTCGTAGAGGGTAATGACGTTACCCTCACGCCGGGTGCACAGCTCCAACCTATGAACTTGACGGTGCCCGGTGATTTTTCTTCGGCAGCTTTTCTCATCGTTGCGGCACTTATCGTGCCTGATAGCGATATTACCATTACAGGGGTAAACCTCAACGATACGCGTACAGGCTTGCTGGATGTCCTGTTGGAGATGGGCGGTAATATCCAGGTGACGGAAACAGGCCTGGAAGCAGGCGAGCCGATTGGCGATCTCCGTGTGCAATCCAGCCAGCTAAGGGGCACAACGGTTGGCGGCGATATGGTTGTTCGCATGATCGATGAATTTCCCGTGTTGATGATCGCTGCCTTGAATGCACAGGGCGAAACGCTCGTACATGATGCGCGTGAATTGCGTGTTAAAGAGACAGACCGCATTTCCGTGATGGCTGGTGAACTGCGTAAGCTGGGTGCGCAAATTGAAGAGCGTGAAGATGGCTTCCGTATTAT
The Phototrophicus methaneseepsis DNA segment above includes these coding regions:
- a CDS encoding NUDIX domain-containing protein, giving the protein MTRRVDQPRAKFCPNCGKPTQSVFTGGRHRDTCPECGFIQYATYSFGVGALVLRDETVLLVERGIPPIGVWTIPGGFLEQEDDVYTAVQREVYEEASLNVTPQGIVIVRNRVDANRNDMYIVMLCEALPDQQPVPDGRESTQACFVHPHDFDDMNISVFTRWVVEHYLAHRPSPMQMMTVPGYRSDAIIFGNI
- a CDS encoding alpha/beta fold hydrolase, with amino-acid sequence MEIVLGIVLTIVAVTLFGLIFEMIMRQRDKRFLDVPPGERLDVGGRYVHVQRNSREKSAPSVILLSTVGGTSLDWQLVQPKVAEFAPVLSYDRAGYGWTENIPGERTPERVVEELHEVLGAANMPAPYVIVGHGFGGLYARAYQAEYPQEVVGMVLVDSSHPELVVENDHRQEVRRQRNILRFRQIGILRQMLPRVVTWIKGLDKTAQQQYLAVRMHDVPMTLREVVSIFRDGIDLPGDLGDLPMRVISRGLVDEIDFSHRWREYQEDLATLSSRARHIKIQEGNHYLEFDQPDAVVAGIESLVKQIRYGDDAVADELIDEELTEEPGEVAAIDDDVIDNEVLAEEDIIDDEFLTIDKIVARRYGQKDVVKSTQPEDDLAEEDAIIGGEDDSDNATSGN
- the trpA gene encoding tryptophan synthase subunit alpha; the protein is MTATTRLQGIDALEAMFQQAVEQDRAAFLPYFPIGYPDYDTSIEAIAAMAEVGVDGFEIGIPFSDPLADGPTNQAATQIALENGTTVRSCLQAVKKLRERGITQPMMMMGYVNPLIAYGVEQFVVDAKAAGADGLIVPDLPPEEAHDFSEICAREGMALVFFLAPTSNDKRIEMVTKSATGFIYVVSLVGITGVRRDLPPDVANVIQRIRAQTQTPLVMGFGISTPEHARSMNGLVDGFIVGSALVRAGKEGVAPVRELTEALRKALD
- a CDS encoding phosphoribosylanthranilate isomerase, whose translation is MIKVKVCGVTTYENALMVAQCGVDLLGLNFYKPSPRSINPEDARYLCSQLRAVMGASCPVLVGVFVNDSVDEVAHILRYVGLDFAQLSGDESAAMVAELRGRAFKAIRPMDESVALDDAAYYAPYFPQNDHIPSLLIDAYHPGLYGGTGEGASQTVAQTVKAQVPRMMLAGGLKPENVGERVRAIQPWGVDTASGVEDGIPGIKSEAKVKAFVTAAKSIEVAGD
- the aroF gene encoding 3-deoxy-7-phosphoheptulonate synthase, producing the protein MIVVMEQGATAKQISDVITRIEADGYKAHLSQGKERTIIGLVGDSPTPKREQNYSVMPGVDKAVRITEPYKLANRSFQPDGTKVPLNGSMMGGNKILVIAGPCAVESREQIIETACAVKEAGATALRGGAYKPRTSPYSFQGFGEDALKWMAEAREITGLPIVTEVMDHNLVPLICEYADVLQIGARNMQNFTLLNAVGESQHTVLLKRGMSSTVQDLLMAAEYILQHGNTRVMLCERGIRTFETETRNTSDINAIPALKKLTHLPVVFDPSHATGKWEYVEPLALAGIAAGADGLIVEVHMEPDKAVSDGRQSLKPDGFKQMMERVRRVAEAVGRDA
- the aroA gene encoding 3-phosphoshikimate 1-carboxyvinyltransferase, which codes for MTTDDKLTIKPGMPLRGTTSVPGDKSISHRAILLGALGNGATEVRGWLAAGDTEATLGAVQALGIQIDRHDTHTLTVHGGTLKKPDQPLDFVNAGTGIRLAAGVMAGQPFESVLDGSYQLRRRPMKRITEPLQAMGAHIESTDGKCPLTIKPAVLKGVRYEMNVASAQVKSALLLAALFADGPTTVVQPGPARDHTERMLSSMGAQIVVEGNDVTLTPGAQLQPMNLTVPGDFSSAAFLIVAALIVPDSDITITGVNLNDTRTGLLDVLLEMGGNIQVTETGLEAGEPIGDLRVQSSQLRGTTVGGDMVVRMIDEFPVLMIAALNAQGETLVHDARELRVKETDRISVMAGELRKLGAQIEEREDGFRIIGQQRLMGAVVDGHDDHRVAMSLAVAGLAAAEMTVVTDARCAGDSFPGFAETLVSLGGGMLPQAVE
- the aroH gene encoding chorismate mutase, whose protein sequence is MLVRGARGAITVDEDTEDAIIEATEEVLRAMIEANDIREEMVASALFTTTPDLTACYPAKAARLIGWTNTALMGFQEIHVPVGLKMCIRVLIHWNTDRSLNEVEHIYLRGAQVLRPDWKKV
- the trpB gene encoding tryptophan synthase subunit beta, with amino-acid sequence MKPDYLSRETAVPDERGYYGDFGGRFVPETIIPALDELEVAYTEAMQDEAFIGELLHLQKTYTGRPTPLTFASRLTEKLGGAKIYLKREDLAHTGAHKINNALGQALLARRMGKQRVIAETGAGQHGVASATAAALLGLECHVYMGEVDIARQQPNVFRMKLLGAEVIPVSSGSRTLKDAINEAMRDWVTNVSSTFYLLGSALGPHPYPKMVRDFQSVIGYEARQQIQEEAGRLPDACIACVGGGSNAIGLFHAFRDDEHVDLIGVEAGGLGTDTDKHAARFANPDISRPGVLHGTRSYVMQNEDGQIMETHSISAGLDYPSVGPEHAYLRALERAYYTSATDEETLHAFQMLSELEGIIPALESSHAVAEVIKRAPTMSKDSVILVNLSGRGDKDLDTVIKILGDKL